One window from the genome of Haladaptatus paucihalophilus DX253 encodes:
- a CDS encoding zinc ribbon domain-containing protein, whose protein sequence is MSWYPMNVWGWIILYVVLFVGLQLLIYRYLRSEDDSPLFASTPSGPDGRVPDDIHRESILEEFNESDSDRRVCPHCGTENGTEYTFCRECIGPLGVW, encoded by the coding sequence ATGTCATGGTATCCCATGAACGTCTGGGGGTGGATAATCCTGTACGTCGTCCTGTTCGTAGGCCTACAGCTCCTCATCTACCGGTATCTCCGGAGTGAGGACGATTCACCGCTGTTCGCGTCCACACCATCCGGACCGGACGGGCGGGTTCCCGACGACATCCATCGGGAGAGCATCCTCGAGGAGTTCAACGAAAGTGACTCGGACAGACGCGTCTGTCCACACTGCGGTACGGAAAACGGTACCGAGTACACGTTCTGCCGGGAGTGTATCGGCCCGCTCGGCGTGTGGTAG
- a CDS encoding Nmad3 family putative nucleotide modification protein — MPRAVAINVAANTNQPGVRGPIFPDGRFEYLPIPESEPTARSVPTYADLDTTVELPSGAGELPVHLDPEFAEYPCCERYTYGDPFGVKARPLLSLTAGDYVFFYATLSTAGEPKREWIAPEWGTYIIGQFRLARDPISGAEFAELPAETRATFENNAHLKREEFDAKVLVAGREDGSELYETAVPLSSPEAGVTANRIVTELSSDSGKGPWWRRPMKFGDDETEELLAVRHDDAFERCF, encoded by the coding sequence ATGCCTCGCGCCGTCGCCATCAACGTCGCCGCTAACACGAACCAACCCGGCGTCCGCGGCCCGATATTCCCGGACGGGCGGTTCGAGTACCTCCCGATACCGGAATCGGAGCCGACCGCTCGCTCCGTTCCGACGTACGCCGACCTCGACACCACCGTCGAACTGCCGAGCGGAGCGGGGGAACTCCCCGTTCACCTCGACCCGGAGTTCGCGGAGTACCCCTGCTGTGAACGCTACACCTACGGGGACCCCTTCGGCGTGAAGGCCCGACCGCTGCTGTCGCTGACCGCGGGCGATTACGTCTTCTTCTACGCGACGCTCTCGACGGCCGGGGAACCAAAGCGCGAGTGGATCGCACCGGAGTGGGGGACGTACATCATCGGCCAGTTTCGGCTGGCGCGGGACCCGATTTCCGGCGCGGAGTTCGCGGAACTTCCGGCGGAGACGCGGGCGACGTTCGAGAACAACGCCCACCTGAAGCGCGAGGAGTTCGACGCGAAGGTGTTGGTGGCGGGGCGCGAAGACGGGTCGGAACTCTACGAGACGGCGGTTCCGTTGAGCAGCCCCGAAGCGGGAGTGACGGCGAACCGAATCGTAACCGAACTGTCGAGCGATTCGGGAAAGGGTCCGTGGTGGCGACGACCCATGAAATTCGGGGACGACGAGACGGAGGAACTGCTCGCCGTTCGACACGACGACGCCTTCGAACGCTGTTTTTGA
- a CDS encoding GAF domain-containing sensor histidine kinase has translation MDKDKRTEHAGLEADSKRDDPVLTDIYRVITDTGRSFERKVEALLEIGRDVLGTEFCALSAVDGEEYVFEFVHDPTDETEAGDVVPVAETNCQRTIDTGQTVALADIAAEAPEMTSRAGFTDMGVRCYIGTPVVIDDDVYGTVCFYDNQNRIEEFTQWEITLVELIGKWIGDELERDRREAELTRRRNRLAEFETTVTHDLRTPIHVAQAYVEFARKEHDTEHLDGIEDALDRIEALIDDARSLTDAEANDIDATAVDLEHVVVDAWVTTANDTITLEVEDGLEPVVGSHSHLQRAFENLIRNTVEHADTGATIRVGTLPDRPGFYFEDDGHRLSTDEHGQVFHPNGTDDDTGLGTVREIIDAHGWSIAVTDGTNDGVRFEIDDV, from the coding sequence ATGGACAAGGACAAGCGAACCGAGCACGCGGGACTCGAAGCGGATTCGAAGCGGGACGACCCCGTTCTGACCGACATCTACCGCGTCATCACGGACACGGGACGATCGTTCGAACGGAAGGTCGAAGCGCTGTTGGAAATCGGCCGCGACGTCCTCGGAACGGAGTTCTGTGCCCTCTCCGCCGTCGATGGGGAGGAGTACGTCTTCGAATTCGTCCACGACCCGACGGACGAGACGGAAGCGGGAGACGTCGTTCCCGTGGCGGAGACGAACTGTCAGCGTACCATCGACACCGGGCAAACGGTCGCCCTCGCCGACATCGCCGCCGAAGCCCCGGAAATGACGTCCCGCGCCGGGTTCACCGACATGGGCGTCCGCTGCTACATCGGAACGCCGGTCGTTATCGACGACGACGTGTACGGCACCGTCTGCTTTTACGACAATCAGAACCGCATCGAGGAGTTCACCCAGTGGGAAATCACGCTCGTCGAGCTCATCGGGAAGTGGATCGGCGACGAACTGGAACGCGACCGCCGCGAGGCGGAACTCACCCGACGGAGAAACCGCCTTGCGGAGTTCGAAACCACCGTCACCCACGACCTCCGGACCCCGATACACGTCGCGCAAGCGTACGTCGAGTTCGCCCGCAAGGAACACGACACCGAGCACCTCGACGGCATCGAGGACGCGCTCGACCGAATCGAGGCACTCATCGACGACGCGCGTTCGCTCACCGACGCCGAAGCGAACGACATCGACGCCACCGCGGTGGACCTCGAACACGTCGTCGTGGACGCGTGGGTGACCACCGCGAACGACACCATAACGTTGGAGGTCGAGGACGGACTCGAACCCGTCGTGGGGAGCCACAGCCACCTCCAACGGGCCTTCGAAAACCTGATTCGAAACACGGTCGAACACGCCGACACCGGCGCGACGATTCGCGTCGGCACGCTCCCCGACCGCCCCGGCTTCTACTTCGAGGACGACGGCCACAGACTCTCCACCGACGAACACGGGCAGGTGTTCCACCCCAACGGAACAGACGACGACACGGGCCTCGGCACCGTCCGAGAGATTATCGACGCCCACGGCTGGTCGATTGCGGTAACGGACGGGACGAACGACGGCGTGCGATTCGAAATCGACGACGTGTAG
- a CDS encoding NAD+ synthase: protein MIDLELSDEELDARRDHIVSFIRETVADAGTETAVLGLSGGIDSTLTAYLAAEALGTENLHGLVMPGAVSREDNMSDAEWVASELGITYDVFEINPIVDSFLDAYSEAEGDHMAVGNARARTRAVMNYLVANHEGSVVLGTGNRTEALVGYFTKYGDGAVDCHPIGNLYKQQVRQLAKHVGAPDELAEKEATAGLWAGQTDEEELGIDYDTLDAILALHVDGPLSVSATARQVEGATADDVRRIGEMYDRSEHKRGVPPAPDPL from the coding sequence ATGATAGACCTCGAACTGTCGGACGAGGAACTCGACGCACGCCGCGACCACATCGTATCGTTCATCCGCGAGACGGTGGCGGACGCGGGAACCGAGACGGCGGTCCTCGGCCTGTCGGGCGGTATCGACAGCACGTTGACGGCCTACCTCGCGGCGGAGGCGCTGGGAACGGAGAACCTCCACGGACTCGTCATGCCCGGCGCGGTGAGTCGGGAGGACAACATGAGCGACGCCGAATGGGTCGCGTCGGAACTCGGAATCACCTACGACGTGTTCGAGATCAACCCCATCGTGGACTCGTTCCTCGACGCCTACTCGGAAGCCGAGGGCGACCACATGGCGGTCGGCAACGCCCGCGCCCGAACCCGCGCGGTGATGAACTACCTCGTCGCCAACCACGAGGGGTCGGTCGTCCTCGGAACCGGCAACCGAACCGAGGCGCTGGTGGGCTACTTCACGAAGTACGGCGACGGCGCGGTTGACTGTCACCCCATCGGCAACCTCTACAAGCAACAGGTGCGCCAACTCGCCAAGCACGTCGGCGCGCCGGACGAACTCGCCGAAAAGGAAGCGACAGCGGGGCTGTGGGCGGGACAGACCGACGAGGAGGAACTGGGCATCGACTACGACACGCTCGACGCGATTCTGGCGCTGCACGTTGACGGACCGCTGTCGGTTTCGGCGACCGCGCGACAGGTCGAGGGCGCGACGGCGGACGACGTTCGACGCATCGGCGAAATGTACGACCGAAGCGAGCACAAACGCGGCGTCCCGCCAGCGCCTGATCCGCTGTAG
- a CDS encoding enoyl-CoA hydratase/isomerase family protein — protein sequence MIRVTDDPKIRIVTIDRPERRNALTLDGLDALSEAVREAAQPVVYLRGAGTAFCAGADLDVVAGLDDESATELATSGQRVANDIEDAESVVVAGIDGAARGGGVELALACDVRVATPDATFAEPGVRLGIFGAWGGTTRLPEIVGMGDALDLALTGRVVTAEDAHRMGLVSRVVAQPRKVADRLAANDPDALRVVKGRVRDRSSTDVQLAREAESFGELVAANADDIAARRE from the coding sequence ATGATTCGCGTCACGGACGACCCGAAAATTAGAATCGTTACCATCGACCGCCCGGAACGGCGGAACGCGCTCACCCTCGACGGGTTGGATGCTCTCTCCGAGGCGGTCCGGGAAGCGGCGCAACCGGTCGTCTACCTCCGTGGCGCGGGTACGGCCTTCTGCGCGGGCGCCGACCTCGACGTGGTGGCCGGATTGGACGACGAATCGGCGACGGAACTCGCTACCAGTGGACAACGCGTGGCGAACGACATCGAAGACGCAGAAAGCGTCGTCGTCGCCGGTATCGACGGCGCGGCACGCGGCGGCGGCGTCGAACTCGCGTTGGCCTGTGACGTGCGGGTCGCTACCCCCGACGCGACGTTCGCCGAACCGGGCGTTCGCCTCGGCATCTTCGGCGCGTGGGGCGGTACGACCCGCCTCCCGGAAATCGTTGGAATGGGCGACGCGCTCGACCTCGCACTCACCGGCCGCGTCGTGACCGCCGAGGACGCCCATCGGATGGGCCTCGTCTCCCGCGTCGTAGCGCAACCGCGGAAGGTGGCCGACCGTCTCGCCGCGAACGATCCGGACGCGCTCCGCGTCGTCAAAGGTCGCGTCCGCGACCGGTCGTCCACGGACGTTCAACTCGCCCGCGAAGCCGAGTCGTTCGGCGAGCTCGTCGCGGCGAACGCGGACGATATCGCGGCGCGGCGCGAGTAG
- a CDS encoding DUF7114 family protein: protein MEEAVRARGAAREAIGDITPAHLRDHIDGLLESSTVVPGVLTLLSARAVESGASTGEVESRAAGVQLIYEGLGLTRTLARDEPWDGEQPYTESNVAILAADVMVSRGFSLLARTEAADTAVRTVKSFGRDQTERRDDHALETDVFELAIVAGTTATGGEVPTGIRRYAERLATSVAYRDSTEMLFDEAVDILTKLSGRRPNWRDETTSSATDP from the coding sequence ATGGAAGAGGCCGTCCGGGCGCGCGGAGCTGCGCGCGAGGCTATCGGAGACATCACGCCAGCGCATCTCCGCGACCACATCGACGGACTACTGGAGTCATCGACGGTCGTCCCGGGGGTGTTGACGCTACTGAGCGCGCGAGCAGTCGAGAGCGGTGCCAGCACCGGCGAGGTCGAAAGTCGTGCCGCCGGAGTACAACTCATCTACGAAGGATTGGGACTCACGCGGACGCTCGCACGCGACGAGCCGTGGGACGGCGAACAGCCATACACGGAGAGCAACGTCGCCATCTTGGCCGCGGACGTGATGGTTTCTCGCGGATTTTCGCTGCTGGCCCGGACGGAGGCGGCCGACACGGCGGTTCGAACCGTCAAATCGTTCGGCCGGGACCAGACCGAACGCCGTGACGACCACGCACTCGAAACCGACGTGTTCGAACTCGCAATCGTCGCCGGAACGACGGCGACCGGCGGCGAAGTCCCGACGGGTATCCGCCGGTACGCGGAGCGACTCGCCACCTCGGTCGCGTACCGCGACTCGACGGAGATGCTCTTCGACGAGGCAGTGGACATACTGACGAAACTGTCGGGACGACGGCCGAACTGGCGCGACGAAACCACCTCGTCGGCCACCGACCCCTGA